The Chloracidobacterium sp. genome window below encodes:
- a CDS encoding thiamine phosphate synthase — MQRYLITDRRRLFRAGEAYDEAVARRRLIALARFAAVQGIDYIQLREKDLPTRALTATAAAMVAALAGSRTRLLVNDRFDVALAAGAHGVHLTTRSLPAAVVRRCTPDGFLIAVSTHNREEIAAAEGFADFAVCGPVFPSGDKPILGLGSFASLAYSTPLPLFALGGVTEENAPLVVKAGAVGFAAIRAFAEAFLSSVVMQNEPA, encoded by the coding sequence ATGCAACGCTATCTCATCACCGATCGCCGCCGACTTTTCCGGGCCGGCGAGGCCTACGATGAAGCCGTCGCCCGGCGGCGACTCATCGCGCTCGCGCGCTTTGCCGCCGTACAGGGGATTGACTACATCCAACTGCGTGAAAAAGACCTGCCGACCCGCGCTCTGACGGCGACGGCGGCTGCGATGGTCGCGGCGCTCGCCGGTTCGCGGACGCGCTTGTTGGTCAATGATCGCTTTGACGTGGCGCTGGCGGCGGGCGCGCATGGCGTTCACCTGACGACGCGCTCATTGCCGGCGGCGGTCGTCCGGCGCTGTACGCCTGACGGCTTTCTCATCGCCGTCTCAACGCACAACCGGGAGGAAATCGCCGCAGCGGAGGGATTCGCCGATTTTGCAGTGTGCGGCCCCGTTTTCCCTTCGGGCGACAAGCCCATTCTCGGTTTGGGGTCCTTTGCGTCACTTGCCTACAGCACGCCTCTGCCGCTTTTCGCACTGGGCGGCGTTACGGAAGAAAATGCGCCGCTTGTGGTGAAAGCCGGCGCCGTCGGTTTTGCGGCTATTCGCGCCTTCGCTGAAGCTTTTCTTTCGTCGGTCGTCATGCAGAATGAACCGGCATGA
- a CDS encoding N-6 DNA methylase, protein MSLDPVVTYFCDLGEIRRSGAATPEMSFYPALKRLLDAVGATLRPQVQCLLHPKGGESGLPDGGLFTVDQLPQETPPTDLRAVSPARGVIEVKSADQDIADVIESEQVRRYVAAYGQVLATTLREFATVGRDADGRPQVYESYRLAEREDAFWRGVAAPDAFAEKHSAPLTEFLRRALLAAVPLTNPADVAWFLASYARDARTRVAAAQSPALQTALAELRTALEETLGIRFDAQRGDRFFRSTLVQTLFYGVFAAWVLWHHERPERADRFDWRTATFYLHVPVLQALFSRLALPLRLQPLGLMTPLDRAGDLLNRVDRAAFFQRFDTGQAVQYFYEPFLEAFDPQLRRELGVWYTPPEVVRYMVARVDAVLRDELGVADGLADPNVYVLDPCTGTGAYLVETLRVIEATLRRRAADALLGQDIKRAALTRIVGFELLPAPFVIAHLQIGLLLQQLGAPLAEQERVGVYLTNALTGWLAADNNGKPVQLPLSGLPELAQERDAAGHVKRNAPILVVLGNPPYSGYAGIARMDEERDLSLAYRLTHRAPKPQGQGLNDLYVRFFRMAERQVVERSQRGVVCFITNYAWLDGRSHTGMRERYFEVFDRIWIDSLNGDKYRTGKTTPDGRPDPSVFSTELNPEGIQVGTAITLLVRRQRGASHRKPARVAFRDFWGQSKRADLLAALNHPRRHPYRTLTPPLSLGLPFSPAQVSRDYLSWPRLPDLLPTSFPGVKTSRDEALVDVDRERLIERMRKYFDPTIGDDAIKKLAPSLMQETARFDPIETRRFLRQRGFREEHVRRYCYRPFDVRWLYWEPETKLLDEKRAEYVPHIFEGNVWLAAAQHNRRAFDPPPVTANLASLHLIERGANLFPLYLRANGQQNGMFEANANRRLNLSPAALKRLRDIEAVDEADALFHHIVAVLHAPAYRSENAAALRRDWPRVPWPTTREALLNSAQLGRRVAALLDGERPVPGVTTGDIDASLRSIAVLSVTDGGTINPAAGDLDVTAGWGYAGRGGVVMPGKGRIIERVAQASEINRALGIDGGGATLDVHLNARVYWRNVPPRVWAYTVGGYQVLKKWLSYREKPILGRGLTIDEAREVTAVARRIAALLLLSEALDANYRKNA, encoded by the coding sequence ATGAGCCTTGATCCGGTCGTCACCTACTTTTGTGACTTAGGTGAAATTCGCCGTTCCGGCGCGGCGACGCCGGAAATGTCGTTCTACCCTGCGCTCAAACGACTCCTTGACGCCGTTGGCGCAACGCTGCGCCCACAGGTGCAGTGCCTTCTGCACCCCAAAGGCGGCGAGTCCGGCCTGCCCGACGGCGGTCTTTTCACCGTTGACCAACTTCCACAGGAGACGCCGCCCACGGATCTTCGCGCCGTGTCTCCGGCGCGCGGCGTCATTGAAGTCAAAAGCGCCGACCAAGACATCGCCGACGTGATCGAGAGCGAGCAGGTGCGTCGGTACGTCGCCGCCTACGGTCAAGTCCTGGCGACGACTCTGCGCGAGTTTGCCACGGTCGGGCGCGACGCGGACGGGCGACCCCAGGTGTACGAGTCGTACCGCTTGGCGGAGCGCGAAGACGCCTTTTGGCGCGGCGTCGCCGCCCCGGACGCCTTCGCCGAAAAACACAGTGCGCCGCTGACCGAGTTCCTCAGACGCGCGTTGCTCGCCGCCGTCCCGCTGACCAACCCGGCCGATGTCGCGTGGTTTCTGGCTTCCTACGCGCGCGACGCTCGTACGCGCGTGGCGGCGGCGCAGTCCCCGGCGTTGCAAACGGCGCTCGCGGAACTGCGGACGGCGCTGGAAGAGACGCTGGGCATCCGCTTTGACGCCCAGCGCGGCGACCGCTTCTTCCGCTCGACGCTCGTGCAGACGCTGTTCTACGGCGTCTTCGCCGCATGGGTGCTCTGGCATCACGAGCGCCCGGAGCGCGCCGACCGCTTCGACTGGCGCACGGCGACGTTTTATCTGCACGTACCCGTCCTTCAAGCGTTGTTCAGCCGCTTGGCGCTGCCGTTGCGCCTGCAACCGCTGGGCTTGATGACGCCGCTTGACCGCGCCGGCGACCTGCTGAACCGTGTTGACCGCGCCGCCTTCTTCCAGCGGTTCGACACTGGACAGGCGGTGCAGTACTTCTACGAGCCGTTTCTGGAGGCGTTCGATCCGCAGTTGCGCCGGGAGTTGGGCGTCTGGTACACGCCGCCGGAGGTCGTCCGCTACATGGTCGCGCGCGTGGATGCGGTTCTGCGCGACGAGTTGGGCGTCGCCGACGGGTTGGCCGATCCGAACGTGTACGTTCTCGATCCCTGTACCGGAACCGGCGCTTATTTGGTTGAAACGCTGCGCGTCATCGAGGCGACGCTGCGCCGTCGCGCCGCCGATGCGCTGCTCGGACAAGACATCAAACGCGCCGCGCTGACGCGCATTGTCGGTTTTGAGTTGCTGCCCGCGCCGTTCGTCATCGCTCACTTGCAGATTGGGTTGTTGCTCCAGCAGCTTGGGGCGCCGTTGGCGGAACAGGAGCGGGTCGGCGTCTATTTGACCAACGCCCTGACCGGCTGGCTCGCCGCCGACAACAACGGCAAACCGGTGCAACTGCCGTTGAGCGGTTTGCCGGAACTGGCGCAGGAGCGCGACGCCGCCGGGCACGTCAAGCGCAACGCGCCCATCCTCGTTGTTTTGGGGAATCCGCCCTACTCCGGCTACGCCGGCATCGCCCGTATGGACGAAGAGCGCGACCTCTCCCTCGCGTACCGGCTGACCCACCGCGCGCCAAAACCACAGGGGCAGGGGTTGAACGACCTTTACGTACGCTTTTTCCGTATGGCGGAGCGCCAAGTCGTCGAACGCAGCCAACGGGGTGTCGTTTGTTTCATCACCAACTACGCTTGGCTGGACGGCCGCTCGCACACCGGGATGCGCGAACGGTACTTCGAGGTGTTTGATCGCATCTGGATTGACTCGCTCAACGGCGACAAGTACCGAACGGGCAAGACGACGCCCGACGGTCGTCCCGATCCGAGCGTGTTTTCCACTGAACTCAATCCCGAAGGCATTCAGGTGGGCACGGCGATTACGCTGTTGGTTCGTCGTCAGCGCGGCGCGTCCCACCGGAAGCCGGCCCGCGTCGCCTTCCGAGACTTCTGGGGGCAAAGCAAGCGCGCCGACCTCCTCGCGGCGCTGAACCATCCCAGACGCCATCCGTACCGAACGCTCACGCCGCCGCTGAGTTTGGGATTGCCGTTCTCACCCGCGCAGGTTTCTAGAGACTACCTGAGTTGGCCTCGCCTTCCCGACCTGCTGCCGACTTCGTTTCCGGGCGTCAAGACCAGCCGCGACGAGGCGCTGGTTGATGTTGACCGCGAGCGCCTGATTGAACGCATGAGGAAGTATTTCGACCCGACGATCGGCGATGATGCTATCAAGAAGCTCGCGCCGTCCCTGATGCAAGAAACGGCGCGGTTTGATCCGATTGAAACTCGTCGCTTCCTTCGGCAGCGCGGCTTCCGTGAGGAACACGTCCGGCGCTACTGCTACCGCCCCTTTGATGTGCGCTGGCTCTACTGGGAGCCGGAAACAAAGTTGTTGGACGAAAAGCGCGCGGAGTACGTCCCGCACATTTTCGAGGGGAATGTTTGGCTGGCTGCGGCTCAGCACAATCGTAGGGCGTTTGATCCGCCGCCGGTGACGGCGAATCTGGCGTCGCTGCATCTTATCGAGCGCGGCGCTAATCTCTTTCCCCTGTATCTGCGCGCCAATGGACAGCAAAACGGGATGTTCGAGGCGAACGCCAACCGGCGGTTGAACCTGAGTCCGGCGGCGCTGAAGCGTCTGCGCGATATTGAAGCGGTGGATGAAGCCGATGCTCTGTTTCACCACATCGTCGCCGTGCTGCATGCGCCGGCGTACCGCAGTGAGAACGCGGCTGCGTTGCGGCGGGACTGGCCGCGCGTTCCATGGCCGACAACGCGCGAGGCGCTGCTCAATTCGGCGCAACTGGGGCGGCGCGTGGCGGCGTTGCTTGACGGCGAACGCCCTGTGCCCGGCGTCACCACAGGCGACATTGACGCTTCTCTGCGCTCCATTGCCGTGTTGAGCGTCACCGACGGCGGAACGATCAATCCGGCGGCCGGCGACCTTGACGTGACCGCCGGATGGGGCTACGCCGGGCGGGGCGGCGTTGTGATGCCCGGTAAGGGACGCATCATCGAGCGAGTCGCCCAAGCAAGTGAGATCAACCGGGCGCTGGGGATTGACGGCGGCGGCGCTACGCTTGATGTCCACCTCAACGCGCGTGTCTACTGGCGCAACGTCCCGCCGCGCGTCTGGGCGTACACCGTCGGCGGCTACCAAGTTCTGAAGAAGTGGCTGAGTTACCGCGAAAAACCGATTCTGGGACGCGGGTTGACGATTGACGAGGCGCGCGAAGTCACCGCCGTCGCCCGCCGCATCGCTGCGCTGCTGCTTTTGTCGGAAGCGCTCGATGCAAACTATCGGAAAAATGCCTAA
- a CDS encoding membrane bound O-acyl transferase family-domain-containing protein — MDRPLTATSLAEFWGRRWNAAFRDLTHRFLFRPLTPRVGAQWALLIGFAFSGIVHDVVISWPAGGGYGGPRVFFLLQSIGILVERSRVGRSFGLGGGRRGWLFTMATLLAPVGWLFHRPFVVGVIVPFLEALGAV, encoded by the coding sequence ATGGATCGTCCGCTGACGGCGACCAGTCTGGCGGAGTTTTGGGGACGGCGCTGGAACGCCGCGTTCCGCGACCTGACGCACCGATTTTTGTTCCGTCCGTTGACGCCGCGTGTCGGGGCGCAGTGGGCGTTGCTCATCGGTTTTGCGTTTAGCGGGATTGTCCACGATGTGGTGATTTCGTGGCCGGCGGGCGGTGGGTACGGCGGCCCAAGGGTGTTCTTCCTGCTCCAAAGCATCGGGATTCTCGTGGAGCGAAGCCGCGTCGGGCGGTCGTTTGGTCTTGGCGGCGGTCGGCGCGGATGGTTGTTTACGATGGCGACGCTGCTTGCGCCGGTGGGGTGGTTGTTCCACCGTCCGTTTGTCGTAGGGGTGATTGTCCCCTTCCTTGAAGCGCTGGGAGCGGTTTGA
- a CDS encoding asparaginase, whose amino-acid sequence MSPTSLPLRILLTGGTLDKVYDERTGTLVFSRTHLFDMLDQARCYLADIAIEPVMLKDSLDMTEADRMLICAAAQRAPEARLIVTHGTDTMTETARCLAEHITDKTVVFVGAMIPYSFGGSDALFNLGFALASARLLPPGVYIAMNGTVFDWRNVRKNRERGRFEPLHL is encoded by the coding sequence ATGTCCCCAACTTCGCTCCCGCTGCGCATTTTGTTGACCGGCGGTACGCTTGACAAAGTGTACGACGAACGTACCGGCACGCTGGTTTTTTCCCGAACGCACCTGTTCGACATGCTTGATCAGGCGCGGTGCTACTTGGCCGACATCGCCATTGAGCCGGTCATGCTCAAAGACAGCCTCGACATGACGGAGGCTGACCGGATGCTGATCTGCGCGGCGGCGCAACGCGCGCCGGAAGCGCGTCTCATTGTGACGCACGGCACGGACACGATGACGGAGACGGCGCGTTGTCTGGCCGAACACATCACCGACAAGACGGTGGTTTTCGTCGGCGCAATGATCCCCTACTCGTTCGGCGGCTCAGACGCGCTGTTCAATCTAGGGTTTGCGTTGGCGTCCGCCCGACTGTTGCCGCCGGGCGTGTATATCGCCATGAACGGCACGGTTTTTGATTGGCGCAATGTCCGCAAGAACCGCGAACGGGGACGCTTTGAACCGCTCCATTTGTGA
- a CDS encoding type III pantothenate kinase, with amino-acid sequence MLLVIDVGNTNTTLGVYAGENLIAHWRLTTEQERTVDEYGILCRNLFTFSQLDPQAITGIAIASVVPPLNFTFFRMAQTYFGREPLFVRPTENVGMPIRYDAPQDVGADRIVNAVAAYARYGGPCVVVDFGTATTFDAISEDGTYLGGVIAPGVTISAEALFQRAARLPRVSINHPAQVIGTSTTGSIQSGLYFGYIGLVEGILQRMQAEMGGLRAVIATGGLARLIGKGSQLITEIDENLTLEGLRLIYERATRA; translated from the coding sequence ATGCTGCTCGTAATTGACGTTGGCAATACGAATACGACGCTGGGTGTGTACGCTGGCGAGAACCTGATTGCGCACTGGCGGTTGACGACGGAACAGGAAAGAACGGTGGACGAGTACGGCATTTTGTGCCGCAATCTGTTCACATTTTCACAGCTTGACCCACAGGCCATCACCGGCATCGCCATCGCCTCGGTCGTCCCGCCGCTTAACTTCACCTTCTTTCGCATGGCGCAGACGTACTTTGGACGTGAGCCGTTGTTTGTGCGTCCGACCGAGAACGTTGGCATGCCGATTCGGTACGACGCGCCGCAGGATGTCGGCGCGGATCGGATTGTTAACGCCGTCGCGGCTTATGCGCGCTACGGCGGCCCCTGCGTGGTGGTGGATTTCGGTACGGCGACGACGTTTGACGCCATTTCGGAAGATGGAACGTATTTGGGCGGGGTCATTGCGCCGGGCGTCACGATTTCCGCCGAAGCGTTGTTCCAGCGGGCGGCGCGGTTGCCAAGAGTAAGCATCAATCACCCGGCGCAAGTCATTGGAACTTCGACGACCGGCAGCATTCAATCCGGGCTTTACTTCGGCTACATCGGTTTGGTGGAAGGTATTCTTCAGCGCATGCAGGCGGAGATGGGCGGGTTGCGGGCGGTGATTGCGACCGGCGGTTTGGCGCGCTTAATCGGCAAGGGGTCGCAGCTCATCACGGAAATTGATGAAAACCTCACCCTCGAAGGGTTGCGGTTGATTTACGAGCGGGCGACGCGGGCGTGA
- a CDS encoding aspartate kinase, whose protein sequence is MRVLKFGGTSVGDADRIRQLVSIVNAEREQDARIVVVVSAMAGVTNRLLDAARSAACGNVAAVADAHAELRRRHLDALTQLVANDAERRTLTVELDAWLDRFARIGEGIALVGELPPRAQDFVAGLGERLSARLVAAALRASGVAATAYDADQLIVTDDTFGGAVPEMAATAAATRARLLPALAAGHTPVVTGFIGATPEGIPTTLGRGGSDYSAGILGAALEAEAVVIWTDADGFMTADPRLIPTAQVLAEISYAEASELAYYGAKVLHPKTLLPLIPKGIPLYVKNSFRPQAPGTRVSATTGDWRADIKSVTSIKGLALITVAGRGMLGVPGIAAKTFAAVAAAGVNVLLISQSSSENNLCLMVEATDAEKTRTALVKALAMEFHHGCVERVDVLQPVAIVAVVGAGMRGRPGIAARIFSAVAAANVNVIAIAQGSSEINISFVVTEEAAVAAVAAIHEQFALGVA, encoded by the coding sequence ATGAGAGTCTTGAAGTTCGGCGGTACGTCGGTTGGCGACGCCGACCGCATTCGCCAGCTAGTTTCCATCGTCAACGCCGAACGCGAACAGGATGCACGAATAGTCGTTGTAGTCTCGGCTATGGCTGGCGTGACGAATCGGCTGCTTGACGCCGCCCGGTCGGCTGCTTGCGGCAACGTCGCCGCTGTTGCCGACGCGCATGCGGAACTCCGTCGCCGCCACCTTGACGCTTTGACGCAACTGGTGGCAAACGACGCCGAACGTCGAACGCTAACGGTGGAGTTAGACGCTTGGCTTGACCGCTTCGCCCGTATCGGCGAAGGCATCGCCTTGGTCGGCGAGTTGCCGCCACGTGCACAGGATTTTGTCGCCGGGTTAGGCGAACGGCTGTCGGCGCGGCTAGTTGCAGCCGCCTTGCGCGCGTCCGGCGTTGCGGCGACCGCCTATGACGCCGACCAATTGATTGTCACTGACGACACGTTCGGCGGAGCCGTACCGGAGATGGCGGCGACAGCAGCGGCGACACGCGCCCGGTTGCTTCCGGCGCTCGCCGCCGGTCACACGCCTGTTGTAACCGGATTCATCGGCGCGACGCCGGAGGGTATTCCGACCACGCTCGGACGCGGCGGCTCAGATTATTCCGCCGGTATCTTAGGGGCGGCGCTGGAAGCTGAAGCTGTCGTTATCTGGACGGACGCTGACGGCTTTATGACCGCCGACCCACGTCTCATCCCAACGGCCCAGGTCTTGGCGGAAATCAGCTACGCCGAAGCGAGCGAACTAGCCTACTACGGCGCAAAAGTCTTACACCCAAAGACGCTGCTGCCGCTTATCCCCAAAGGCATCCCGCTATACGTCAAGAACAGTTTTCGTCCACAAGCGCCAGGAACGCGCGTTTCAGCGACGACCGGCGACTGGCGGGCCGATATCAAATCGGTGACGTCTATCAAGGGACTTGCGCTCATCACCGTCGCCGGACGGGGTATGCTGGGCGTACCGGGCATCGCCGCTAAAACATTCGCCGCCGTCGCCGCCGCTGGCGTCAATGTCTTACTGATTTCGCAATCGTCGTCGGAAAACAACCTATGCCTGATGGTTGAAGCAACCGACGCGGAAAAAACACGGACAGCTTTGGTCAAGGCGCTGGCGATGGAGTTTCACCATGGTTGCGTCGAGCGCGTGGACGTGCTGCAACCAGTCGCCATCGTCGCCGTGGTCGGAGCCGGTATGCGTGGACGGCCGGGCATTGCGGCGCGAATCTTTTCAGCCGTTGCCGCCGCCAACGTCAATGTCATCGCCATCGCCCAAGGTTCTTCAGAAATCAACATTTCGTTTGTCGTGACGGAGGAGGCGGCCGTCGCTGCCGTCGCCGCCATTCACGAGCAATTTGCGTTAGGCGTTGCCTGA
- a CDS encoding Uma2 family endonuclease: MSLSYILQELDDPDFSDIQVEDETGGFAADKTLRLLVSTLYTSWRPAQGATFLAAVRVAIVDSRHRPTTVTPDLFLAQAIIPADEWWKPTRRLYDLSYFGKPPELVLDLVTRLGQPEAQAARHQTYEQLGVTYRVVYDPCRLCSDQAVTVFERQGDRLTARTDAKLPQLGLGLALQRGVFEGRDDTWLRWIDADGKPLLTGDELADFWRRQATAAAAACQAPSGNA, translated from the coding sequence ATGTCGTTGTCATACATTCTTCAAGAGCTTGACGACCCGGATTTTAGCGACATCCAAGTCGAGGACGAAACGGGTGGCTTTGCGGCCGACAAGACGCTCCGCCTGCTGGTTTCAACGCTCTACACTAGTTGGCGGCCAGCGCAGGGGGCGACGTTTTTGGCTGCCGTACGGGTAGCCATTGTGGACAGTAGACACCGGCCAACAACGGTGACTCCTGACCTTTTCCTGGCCCAAGCAATCATCCCAGCCGACGAATGGTGGAAGCCCACTCGCCGCCTTTACGATCTGTCCTACTTTGGCAAGCCGCCGGAGTTGGTGTTGGATCTTGTGACGCGCCTTGGCCAGCCGGAGGCGCAGGCCGCCCGTCACCAAACGTATGAGCAACTCGGTGTCACGTACCGCGTCGTCTATGACCCGTGCCGCCTGTGCTCTGACCAGGCAGTGACGGTGTTCGAGCGGCAAGGCGACCGCCTGACGGCTCGAACGGACGCGAAACTACCGCAGTTGGGATTGGGTCTGGCGCTCCAGCGCGGCGTCTTTGAAGGGCGGGACGACACTTGGTTGCGCTGGATTGACGCCGACGGCAAGCCGCTCCTTACGGGCGATGAGTTGGCCGATTTCTGGCGGCGGCAGGCGACAGCGGCGGCAGCCGCCTGCCAAGCGCCGTCAGGCAACGCCTAA
- a CDS encoding SPOR domain-containing protein has protein sequence MLHPTASPSPVKASPCPPRRSFWPVFVGYVVWVLSCTAFFALGISIGKLSPFAPSAHRSMPLAVIPPERPPERAITLPDARYAVQVAAVATADEANRLVAELNRKGFTSAFVTRPTPDTGNELYLVKVGLYNLETANQVSEELRRDFGFRAARVVQN, from the coding sequence ATGCTTCACCCCACCGCTTCCCCATCGCCTGTGAAAGCGTCGCCATGCCCGCCGCGTCGTTCCTTCTGGCCGGTCTTCGTCGGCTATGTCGTCTGGGTGTTGTCCTGCACCGCCTTTTTCGCGCTGGGGATCAGCATCGGCAAGCTTTCGCCGTTTGCACCATCCGCGCACCGCTCGATGCCGCTGGCAGTGATCCCCCCGGAACGCCCGCCGGAACGCGCCATCACACTGCCGGACGCGCGTTACGCAGTACAAGTCGCCGCCGTCGCCACCGCCGACGAAGCCAATCGGCTCGTCGCCGAACTCAACCGCAAAGGCTTCACCAGCGCCTTTGTGACACGCCCAACGCCGGATACTGGAAATGAGTTGTACCTTGTCAAAGTCGGCTTGTATAACTTGGAAACGGCCAATCAGGTGAGCGAAGAGCTGCGTCGTGATTTCGGCTTCCGGGCGGCGCGCGTCGTTCAAAACTAA
- a CDS encoding ATP-binding protein → MSANTLKRIELEIPIAHDQELEAAKVAEQLAEEMQLGPDCVAEVKLAVVEGIINAFEHSGSQIPKVRVEFAVHDEELEVVVQDFGQGFDPSARPAVRPLQKRGYGRLLMESLMDEVTYFTGPQGTRLVMKKRRPKCA, encoded by the coding sequence ATGAGTGCAAACACTCTCAAGCGCATTGAGCTTGAAATTCCAATTGCGCATGACCAGGAGCTTGAAGCCGCCAAGGTCGCAGAGCAACTGGCGGAGGAGATGCAGCTTGGCCCTGACTGCGTAGCTGAAGTCAAACTGGCGGTAGTCGAGGGGATCATCAATGCTTTTGAACATAGCGGCAGCCAGATTCCGAAGGTGCGCGTGGAATTCGCCGTCCATGATGAAGAGCTTGAGGTTGTCGTGCAGGACTTCGGACAAGGTTTTGACCCATCTGCTCGGCCCGCCGTGCGGCCGCTCCAAAAACGCGGCTATGGACGCCTGCTGATGGAAAGTCTGATGGATGAGGTGACGTACTTTACAGGTCCCCAAGGAACGCGACTCGTGATGAAGAAACGGCGTCCGAAGTGCGCCTGA
- a CDS encoding STAS domain-containing protein yields MSNEVFKVTSRQAGNAIVIAVEGYINNLAGEKILDEFNRRTAEGHRRFVLNLEKTQLVNSIGVSILIEMIEKAQELNGSIAFCCLLPIIAKTFKIMGLTQYAQVYETEAEALAG; encoded by the coding sequence ATGAGTAACGAAGTCTTCAAAGTGACCAGTCGTCAGGCTGGCAACGCGATTGTGATTGCTGTCGAAGGCTACATCAACAACTTGGCCGGCGAGAAAATTCTAGACGAGTTCAATCGCCGAACCGCCGAGGGCCATCGGCGGTTTGTGCTCAATCTCGAAAAGACTCAACTGGTCAACAGCATCGGCGTCTCGATTCTGATTGAAATGATTGAGAAGGCGCAGGAACTCAATGGCTCTATCGCTTTTTGCTGCCTGTTGCCGATCATCGCCAAGACTTTCAAAATCATGGGTCTGACGCAGTACGCCCAAGTTTACGAAACGGAAGCTGAAGCGCTCGCCGGTTAG